The DNA region ttttatcattatctaaaataatggcaacatgaatatttggacattatcatatagtccatgagatgcatagtatgtgatttatgtgaaaagtcacagaagatataaattacaagttctttgtaaactcaaaattatagttcgtagtcggtgatgaaattaggcatttcatttgcgaagactataacatatcaactaagatgatttgtcttgataatggaagtggagacttctggTTGGtaagttgatatgttttaagagttaagatatattgaattggaccgttgtgagatttattattcccctaacgactgtcaaatgaataataaatctcacgacttttatttgcatgaactcttaatcttaagagaataatagacctgatcataaggtgtaggttactttaatatatcgcgatctaaagttacgatcaaaacctcagtatgttgggcagccacatttagtgttgatggaacatatattctcaagatagaattcataatctcttaatggagatataaagtattcccttgagataaatttaatggatttagttattcagagtgttaggcctaaccactttagtaaggagatactaaaacatatatttatggaattggatttcataaatatatgatgaataacttaaaggattaaatcgggtactcaaggattaagatgtagtaatcttcaaagtggcagtgtacattcatgactttgtattactacgaatattttatgaaggggttcatgtataataaagtcttgagatataatttattaataaggcctagagtgcaattatatctatatagtgatattaaatataattaatggtaactttggacttgtcaagagttgacagaaaagcccaaggtccattaaagctagtgtcttattggtcccttttggtcccactccaagttacacactaaagcccaattggaaatgcccaatatgccagcccaattagataatcagctagttataaaaggagaaacatatataattttttattagaaaaaaaggacacatcattgtgaaatggtgtgtatgtgtgagtgaaatcactcaattttctcccctagaaactgattgagagactacacttcttatgcgtaaagtggaattggagtgaagattaaaagtattcccaagtacttctaatattttgttttgaatttcaccataccaaggtacgctatcttgttcttaaattctgaaatttacatagtgcatgttatcaatcatgaatgaaatagatccatttttgttgcttccgctttatgttttgtatgagatacaaaaccagattttccaacagtGAAAAATGGTAACAATGTGCAAGCTAGTGGGTTATGAAGGCCCGGGgaaataagaaagaagaagagcaaaaGTCCAAGGAATTGGTTTGGCAGGAAATTATGCCAAGTAAACATGTAAGCCCAGGAAGGGATGAAAAGAAATAAGGCAAACCTAAAAGCCCATGCCCTTTTCTGTAGAGGATAAACTCAGGTAGAAGAGACATGTAGCAGAAAGGAACAAAGCTAGTCAGCTTCGGTGGAAATAGCATGGGAAcgaaagaaatcaaaaaagaGGATAGTGGAGCAAGCACACAAGGGCCGAAGCACCACAGCCTGTACCCGGCCAATATAAGGGAGGTGGACCCAAAGTCAAGGGATTCaaagggtgtggtttggtggtgggggaAAAAGAGTCTATTTCGGGTTTTTAGCCATTGCTTCTTTTAGAAAAATGCCTTACTGGAGCTCCTTTTAGAAAAATGCCTTATAAGGATGGCATTTTGCTTAAAAGAGGTAGTAGACGGTTAGGACCACCTAATGAATGCCATAGAGGTAGGTAGTGAGAGACCCAAGCTCTTATTCGTTCAGACAAAAGGGAAAGGCTTATAGCAAGGTCAAACAAAGAGAGATTTTGTCATGGAATCGGTAGTGGGAGAAAGAGAATGCACTGGCTTTACCCAATAATGGTAGTGGTGGAGCAACCAATGGGTTGGTAGGCAATTTTGAAGGGATGTCCataacaaaccaaaaacaattggtAAAACTCTAGgggtaaaagggagaaatccCATGAAGTCAACCCGCTATAAAGATGGGCTGTAGTCATAGATGAACATAAAGGAGGAAGGAGCAACCCACAGCAAGATAGTAGTAAAATactgagagagaaagaattgagaaaaagaagaaagaaagtaagtggtaaaagaagagagaaaacatgGTAGAAAAGATGTATGCATCAATAGACCACCTTTTCGCAAACTTACTCTTTAGAATCCCAAAAGTAGTAACAAGTAGCCATTTAGGCCCattctccaaaatgcacaactttgatggcaAAAGCCTCTAAAAAGGCTGTTCAAGTCGGGGTTCGGATTCCTTCTTGGTTCACTTTCAGTAGAAAGATTCAACAGTTGACCTTAATCACAAATACATATACTTTTACTTGTTAGAACTCATATTTGCTGTATTAGTTGTTCTGTTGTGAcatcttttattatatttgttgtaTCAGTTGTTCTGCTGTGACaccttttattatatttgttgtaTTAGTCATTCTGCCGTGACATCTTTTACTATATTTGTAGCATTAGTTGTTTTGACGTGACAtcttttattgtattttctGTGTTAGTTGGTTTGCCATGGCATCCTTTATCATATTTTCTGTATTGGTTGCTCTGCCGTGTTAGCTATTTTGCCATTTCACTTCCTTCTACTGTAGCTGGCTCACTTGAACACAGTCCAACTCTCTACTTTGTGTGTTTCGTCGTTTGCATCCATGGAGTGCTTGGCTTGCGCACAAATTGGCCTATAGCATGGTCCTGCTAAGGAATTAGGCTAGTCCCAACTTCCTGACCCATGACTTAACGGGCCTGATCATAGCAGAACCGGCCCTAACCTACTAACACAAAAGGCACCTACACACACTTAAcacaaaccaaaaagaaaaggcaaaaaaaaaaaaaaaaacactaaggCTGTATTTGTTTCAAGTGtaaaaagaatatgaaaaatattttacttcacaAGGGGTGTTTGGGTTGGCTGGAAAACTTAGTCAAATAGAAAATCATTTTTGTTGACTATAAAATTAAGGGTcctttagtgtaaaatagattaCACTTCTATTTTACATTCAAACCATTTTCAGCTTctacttgagagagagagagagagagagagagagagagagagagagagagagagagagagagagagagagctcccTGTTGCTCCACCGTGACCCACCTAAAACCGATCGGACCACTGTGACCCACCCATGAACTGATCAAACCACCATGCCTTCCCACCCACCCACTAACAACAACTACCACAACTAGATTGGACCATCGTGATCTCAATGGGGCCTTTAGATTGAATCGTCAATCTCATCATTGCtgcctttctctttctcttaagcTTGCTGTGGCTACCTATCTCTTTCTCAAGTCTCGCCGCCGCccctacctctctctctctctctctctctcaagtgtTGGGTCTGTGGAAttgggattttttgttttgttttttgtttcttcggGGTTATATATTGagatttttattataatatttgtttggaagttggaaaaatgtgagaaatgggtagaaaatgtgttttctagagcattttcaagaacacaaaccacaaaagaaaatattttccaaaacatTTTTCTGAATGCAATCAaatacctaaaaatattttcttttcccaaaaatattttcacctaaaattattttacacttggaaaatattttacataaagccaaacacaacctaaaagaaaaaaaaaatataaacatatatcTATTGTAATATTATATAAAGTAATGATTATTACATATTAATGATTACACACTCAGTATACACACCTtctgaaattgtgtttttaaaaacatgattttaaagTGTACGAAGTGTGCAATAGAGAGTGCAAAAAGATTTTcctatactatatataacaTTTGGTATCTATTGTATGCATGATTTTGACTATTCAGTAACTTCGTCGGgctgtaatttttttcttacagTAAAATGTATATGTTCcaatgttcattttttttttcattaggtATTTAAACATGCATAACACAACCCATGGTACGTAAGCATTTGGTGTGGAGCTTGCTGCCTCATCTTTCTATAAGAATTTTATGTAACTTGCAACtattaaaaaatgtgaaacttttttgttaatattatactatttaataacttcataatattttgaaaattccgTTGTtgtattatatgttttttttttatttattaacataCATTTCTTTTGtatcaattggatttttttattaaatgatacataaaatttatgttttgctaataattttaaagtaaaaaagtgaaatttaaggcttctatatatatatatacacacatattaaaaaaatgtattaatctCTTATTATCCtgatattttttaagtataaaaattATGAGGAGAAAATGAAATAGCATGGTGGAGTAGTCACAAAACAATATAAAGTTGTTGAACATGTACATCCTTTGTCAAATATGCCATCAAAGCAATGATTTAGAAATCTCTCTTattgaacttttctttttcccttaaaaaattcACTAGATTGCTTTTTAAAAGGTAATCTTTTTTACTGTGTTCAAATCTGAATCAATTGTCCTTCATTGAAACACCATATAAGAGATCAAATCATGCCAGCAGACTTCAATTGAGATGGCATGAAGCTATTAATAATCACACCATGCATGTTTATTTGTCCAAATCTGGAATCTAGTCCGAAAAAGTCTGGTAATTGGTACAAACTGGACATTTAATCCAAGATGTTGATATTCCTGTAAAATTAGACTAAAGTAGGTGCTTGATAACAAGTTTCTGAGAGGAAAAAGGTTAAACATAAACAAGTAGATGTAGATAAGATTTTCATCCGAACAAAGCACGCAGCATATATAATTGTTACATATATAGAATGTCTGAGATCATCTAATCATGTCATTTGCTAGGATAGAACATGGAACATTTAATGATCCACAAAATTCCAATTAGTACTAACTCCATACTAGTACATTGATATGGTACTAACTCCAAACTAGTACAATAATATACAATGAAGATTGTTTACAACTCACTAGGTGAGaggaagggagagagagagagagagagagagagagtactaaTTGTTAGTAACAAACATTAATCTTGCTCGTCAATGGTCCTCTGGAATGCTCTCCAAAGCTGGCCTCCAATTGCTATTTATGCCTTCATCACTTGTTCTAACTTCAGAAATCTTCCTTCCTCTCAACTTCAATGCATTTACCAATTGCTCCACAGAAGAATACTTTAAGCCCTCCTTACAATCCAAAATTTGTTTCAACTCTTTCTGGGTCACCACCACTCTAATCCTCACAACCCCACTTCTAGAATCACCTTCACTGCTTGTACCAACATTAATATCATCTTCTTGGAGCTTGAACCttaccaccttcttcttcttcttcttctgatccCCATCAACAAGCTTCACTGGCTCTAACTTGGATGCTGTAGACGGCTTTGTTTGTTCAACCACTTCTGCTTCCTTTGGCACCTCTTCTTCTTGTGCTAAGCTCTTATTACTTAAGCAATTTCCCATGATACAGacgaaagaaacaaagagagaaacggagagagagagagagagagagagagaggacagaGCAAATACGTCCTTGTGTATTTGAAGAAAGAGAAGGGTGGAGAAAGCACATGGACTAGCTGTTATTGCGTAGAGGTATTTGAGAGTAGGAAGGGAAGGGAGATTCTCTTGCTTGTGACCAACACAACCTATATATTAAGCTTCTTGATGCCCTTTTGTCTTGGCTTTCCATGTTGTTATGTGAATAAATATTAACATGGTCGTCTCTGTTAGCTTGTGATTATAGTTTCTTAATTACTGGTCCACTACCCATACGTACTTTATGCATAAGGCAGCTGCGCTAGCTgataaaattattcaattcattGTAATTGTAATAGATTCTTTATAGACAGTACAAAGCATGTCAGGCTTCATGCATAATGACAATCAATGAACATGTAGTGTTTAAGGCCCCTTAATCACTGCTCAAAATTTGGAGCGGTTATTGCGTGACTCTGACACCACTAAAAGtaaccttttatttatttatttataaaatttgattatACGGTTTCCACTATGATATTGGTTTCAAAACGTTGTTGAGGCAGGTATCAGGGTTAAACAACTAACATATCATGAATATAGTTAAGACTTAAGACAATTAACTATTGGTTTATAATGAAAGAAAATTGGTAGGAGGGAATAACCAATGCTGGTTTCTCAACTTGGACATGATTATAGTAACATTCTACCCATTGCCATTTCTATAAGCCTTGAAAGCAGTAGTAAACATTGAATTGATGGTATGGAAATAATTCCAAAAGCTTAATATTTTAAGATTCAACCTTAAGAGAATTCTACTATATACATCTGGAGAATTTTacgaaacatttttttttaattttattttttgtatgtatCATACTtatctaatctaatttttacggctaatttttatttaatatatatttataataacaTATCAATGATTACGACTAAGTATATAGAGTAAAATTGAAGTGTGTATCATATAATATTTGGATTAATCAATCATAATCTAGTACCTTTCATCTGCACATTCAACTGTCTCATGACTCAATTGTGAACATCATCATGTTAAAAAACATCTCAACGTCTCTAATAGGTACTTTAGATGAAAGGTAGCAACTTGAAGACTTTCAACATTCAAAGTTACATGAAACAATCAGTGTCACATCAAATTCAtctaatacaaaaatttatagaccaccttaaactataaaaatgttttaattCTCCCCGGTCCAGTTCATCTATATGGGCTCTGTAAACAAATACCAAGTACCTTCATCGCGAAGCAAGTTTAGTCTAATGGTCACCCCAAA from Castanea sativa cultivar Marrone di Chiusa Pesio chromosome 6, ASM4071231v1 includes:
- the LOC142641259 gene encoding uncharacterized protein LOC142641259, with product MGNCLSNKSLAQEEEVPKEAEVVEQTKPSTASKLEPVKLVDGDQKKKKKKVVRFKLQEDDINVGTSSEGDSRSGVVRIRVVVTQKELKQILDCKEGLKYSSVEQLVNALKLRGRKISEVRTSDEGINSNWRPALESIPEDH